A single region of the Acidobacteriota bacterium genome encodes:
- a CDS encoding response regulator translates to MARILVADDDPNLRAVLRLTLEHAGHEVVEAADGVQAIARARESEIDLFVTDMLMPEMDGLEAIQKLRALRPKIRIIGISGGGRIDAKNYLTLAARLGAARVLTKPFPMQDLVAAVIEILAAP, encoded by the coding sequence ATGGCTCGCATCCTGGTGGCCGACGACGACCCGAACCTGAGAGCGGTCCTGCGCCTGACGCTCGAGCATGCCGGACATGAGGTCGTCGAGGCCGCCGACGGCGTTCAGGCGATCGCGCGCGCCCGCGAGTCCGAGATCGATCTCTTCGTCACCGACATGCTCATGCCCGAGATGGACGGACTCGAGGCGATCCAGAAGCTGCGCGCCCTGAGACCGAAGATCCGGATCATCGGCATCTCGGGAGGCGGCCGGATCGACGCGAAGAACTACCTGACCCTGGCCGCCAGGCTGGGGGCGGCTCGGGTGCTGACGAAGCCCTTCCCCATGCAGGATCTGGTCGCAGCGGTCATCGAGATTCTGGCCGCGCCCTGA
- a CDS encoding CHAT domain-containing protein, with protein sequence MRSGCRIRLAVLLALALAVSAAARAGEVEAPAFTEAARAAAARGDAKAIAKLVAADRATAYEAADRLLEEGTSDSLALAETIASRYAASYDDAALADRVALFRSFTAAQVERRRLAVARKKEAITALGEGRTADSLAGFESSLVDFRELGDLREEGRCLSNLGAVLAVTGKADEALARLEEAAATSRRAGDRGQLAAIFLNRAYVVGDLGDVRSERSLLTEAIVISRENADAPAEGRALAVLGGLLEKLGEAEPATDALRRSLAVARRIGDAEMESAAWFNLAGIREKQGDFAGTVRFIRRSIDAAHRGGLTQAEADSRLRLVTLARGQGDYATATREVAEARAVIATTDDSILRSGADDEEAILLSSMGEYERSLPLFASAESLLEGTDASGQLSSILGGRAVSLYYLGRYTEAEESLTRAIALAAAAARPDLEATQRMSLGVLVSALGEGARGLGEFEKAAGIYRTTGDLVGLAEVLDGVGNLRFRSGDLTGAREELEEAVAAFPPEASPLQRAEARKDLALVEFASGPARRDAGRARLKEALDGFTALDDLLGVVHCGLIEVEEDLGIAAPAAARAALERTSRFARGRRTTEFGWQTELMEGRVLEAEKKPAAAAKAYARSIAEVEELRAGVRAAPWRAAILDDRIAPYRALSRLDAESGDAEKGYRIARAAKARGFTDRLEFPAWEPAASTAAATEPPVTTAGVPSAAFRRLLGPDEAVLDFFYDDAGLGLYVARRDGVVFRRVASRDTSIDPLVEAVRYPGRPAAAGSAVAESWSRAAARLGERIFVPIAADLDGIDHLFIVPNGPLHAVPFAAIGAPGGRAIDRFTLTVLPAAEALLSRGRSPREGFARTLALGDPATPESSRLPGAAEEARAVAASAGRLGDLLLGVEARESAVKKRGGAYGVLHVAAHARIDPIQPARSALLLAPGDGDDGRLEAGEIAAIPISASLVVLSGCGAAAEGGLAHGRTAGDELDGLARAFLTAGAGTVIAGLWEADDRASRRIVPRLFELLAEHPPELAVRLVQSEMIAGRLVDSDGARFDHPFYWAGLAAYGAGTPTVPGSARASARGDGSVEPARR encoded by the coding sequence ATGCGCTCGGGCTGCCGGATCCGCCTCGCCGTTCTCCTGGCCCTGGCGCTGGCGGTGTCCGCCGCCGCCCGCGCCGGCGAGGTCGAGGCTCCGGCGTTCACCGAGGCCGCGCGGGCCGCCGCCGCGCGCGGCGACGCGAAGGCGATCGCGAAGCTCGTGGCGGCCGACAGGGCCACCGCGTACGAGGCGGCCGATCGCCTCCTGGAAGAGGGGACATCCGACAGCCTGGCGCTCGCGGAAACCATCGCCTCCCGGTACGCCGCGAGCTATGACGACGCGGCGCTCGCCGATCGCGTGGCCCTCTTCCGCTCGTTCACCGCGGCCCAGGTCGAGCGGCGTCGCCTTGCGGTCGCGCGGAAGAAGGAGGCGATCACCGCTCTCGGCGAGGGGCGGACGGCCGACTCGCTCGCGGGGTTCGAGAGCTCCCTCGTCGATTTTCGCGAGCTGGGCGACCTTCGCGAGGAGGGGAGGTGCCTGTCGAACCTCGGCGCGGTCCTCGCGGTGACCGGAAAGGCCGACGAGGCGCTGGCGAGGCTCGAGGAGGCCGCCGCCACGTCGCGCCGCGCCGGCGACCGGGGTCAGCTCGCGGCGATCTTCCTCAACCGCGCCTACGTCGTCGGCGATCTCGGCGATGTCCGGAGCGAGCGCTCGCTCCTCACGGAGGCGATCGTCATCTCCCGCGAGAACGCCGACGCGCCGGCCGAGGGGCGCGCCCTTGCCGTCCTCGGCGGGCTGCTCGAGAAGCTGGGGGAGGCGGAGCCGGCCACGGACGCCCTCCGCCGCTCGCTCGCGGTCGCGAGGCGGATCGGCGATGCCGAGATGGAGAGCGCGGCGTGGTTCAACCTCGCCGGGATTCGCGAGAAGCAGGGGGATTTCGCGGGTACCGTGCGCTTCATCCGCCGCTCGATCGACGCGGCGCACCGCGGCGGCCTGACGCAGGCGGAGGCCGACTCGAGGCTCCGCCTCGTGACGCTCGCGAGGGGCCAGGGCGACTACGCGACCGCGACGCGGGAGGTCGCCGAGGCGCGCGCGGTGATCGCGACCACCGACGATTCGATCCTGAGGTCGGGCGCGGACGACGAGGAGGCGATTCTCCTGTCGTCCATGGGGGAGTACGAGAGATCGCTGCCCCTCTTCGCCAGCGCGGAGAGCCTCCTCGAGGGGACCGACGCGTCGGGGCAGCTCAGCTCGATCCTGGGAGGGCGCGCGGTCTCCCTCTACTACCTCGGGAGGTACACCGAGGCGGAGGAGAGCCTCACCCGGGCGATCGCGCTGGCGGCCGCCGCGGCGCGGCCGGATCTCGAGGCGACGCAGCGCATGAGCCTTGGCGTCCTCGTCTCGGCGCTCGGGGAGGGGGCGCGCGGCCTCGGCGAGTTCGAGAAGGCGGCGGGGATCTACCGGACCACTGGCGACCTGGTCGGGCTTGCCGAGGTGCTCGACGGGGTCGGCAACCTGAGGTTTCGCTCGGGGGATCTCACCGGCGCACGGGAGGAGCTCGAGGAGGCGGTCGCCGCCTTCCCGCCCGAAGCGAGCCCGCTGCAGCGGGCCGAGGCGCGCAAGGACCTCGCCCTCGTCGAGTTCGCCTCGGGCCCGGCGCGCCGCGACGCCGGACGCGCGCGGCTGAAGGAGGCGCTCGACGGGTTCACGGCCCTGGACGATCTTCTCGGGGTGGTCCACTGCGGCCTCATCGAGGTCGAGGAGGATCTCGGGATCGCCGCCCCGGCGGCGGCGCGCGCGGCCCTCGAGCGGACCTCCCGGTTCGCCCGCGGCCGGCGGACGACGGAGTTCGGCTGGCAGACCGAGCTGATGGAAGGGCGCGTGCTCGAAGCGGAGAAGAAGCCCGCCGCGGCCGCGAAGGCCTACGCGCGATCCATCGCCGAGGTGGAGGAGCTCAGGGCTGGGGTGCGCGCGGCTCCCTGGCGCGCGGCCATCCTCGACGACCGGATCGCCCCGTACCGCGCGCTGTCACGCCTCGACGCCGAGTCGGGAGACGCCGAGAAGGGCTACCGCATCGCGCGCGCCGCGAAGGCGCGGGGCTTCACCGATCGCCTCGAGTTCCCCGCGTGGGAGCCCGCCGCGTCGACCGCCGCAGCCACGGAGCCCCCCGTGACGACCGCGGGGGTCCCGTCCGCCGCTTTCCGGCGGCTCCTCGGGCCGGACGAGGCGGTCCTCGACTTCTTCTACGACGACGCCGGTCTCGGCCTCTACGTCGCGCGGCGCGACGGCGTCGTCTTCCGGCGTGTGGCGTCACGCGACACGTCGATCGACCCGCTCGTCGAGGCGGTGCGGTATCCCGGGCGGCCCGCGGCCGCCGGGTCGGCGGTCGCCGAGAGCTGGTCGCGCGCCGCGGCCCGCCTGGGCGAGCGGATCTTCGTCCCCATCGCGGCCGATCTCGACGGCATCGACCACCTATTCATCGTCCCGAACGGCCCGCTTCACGCCGTTCCCTTCGCGGCGATCGGTGCCCCGGGGGGGCGCGCGATCGATCGCTTCACGCTCACCGTTCTCCCCGCCGCCGAGGCGCTCCTGTCGCGCGGTCGTTCTCCCCGGGAGGGATTCGCCCGCACGCTCGCGCTCGGCGATCCCGCGACGCCGGAATCGTCGCGACTCCCGGGGGCGGCCGAAGAAGCGCGGGCCGTGGCAGCGTCAGCCGGGCGCCTGGGCGATCTGCTGCTCGGGGTCGAGGCGCGGGAGTCGGCCGTCAAGAAGCGCGGCGGCGCCTACGGCGTCCTCCACGTCGCCGCGCACGCCCGCATCGATCCAATTCAGCCCGCCCGGTCGGCGCTCCTCCTCGCTCCGGGCGATGGGGACGACGGCCGGCTCGAGGCGGGTGAGATCGCGGCGATTCCGATCTCCGCCTCGCTCGTGGTCCTCAGCGGGTGCGGCGCCGCCGCCGAAGGAGGGCTCGCGCACGGGCGAACGGCCGGCGACGAGCTCGACGGGCTGGCCCGCGCCTTCCTGACCGCCGGGGCCGGGACGGTCATCGCCGGGCTCTGGGAGGCCGACGATCGCGCGTCACGCAGGATCGTGCCGCGCCTCTTCGAGCTCCTCGCGGAGCATCCCCCGGAGCTGGCCGTGCGGTTGGTGCAGAGCGAGATGATCGCGGGTCGGCTCGTGGACTCCGACGGAGCCCGCTTCGACCATCCCTTCTATTGGGCCGGCCTCGCGGCCTACGGCGCCGGCACGCCCACCGTCCCGGGCTCCGCGCGGGCCTCGGCGCGCGGGGACGGTTCCGTCGAGCCGGCGCGCCGGTAG
- a CDS encoding zf-HC2 domain-containing protein produces the protein MREHPDELVTAAYLDGTLEAGARDGVEAHLAECGECRSGVVLLRGAASSAPQAVPAEWIRSARAPRGAAGTSTEPPAESFTSRLVSALAAGVVIAVAMGMWFTTTTVPSTSRITGYRGASGGAFEGMRPAAGSTERAASLAFHWPAVAGADRYVINVESAAGEALGTIEARAGATSAAWPAGTATPPAGTLIWRIRAMALDRVIAESRPTAFEIR, from the coding sequence GTGAGAGAGCATCCGGACGAGCTCGTGACGGCGGCGTATCTCGACGGGACGCTCGAGGCGGGCGCGCGCGACGGCGTCGAGGCGCACCTCGCGGAGTGCGGGGAGTGCCGGTCGGGCGTCGTCCTCCTGAGAGGGGCGGCCTCCTCGGCGCCCCAGGCGGTCCCCGCGGAGTGGATTCGATCCGCTCGCGCCCCCCGGGGCGCCGCCGGGACATCGACCGAGCCGCCGGCGGAGTCGTTCACCTCACGCCTCGTGAGCGCGCTGGCCGCCGGAGTCGTGATCGCCGTTGCCATGGGAATGTGGTTCACGACGACGACCGTCCCATCGACCAGCCGCATCACCGGATACCGCGGGGCTTCGGGAGGAGCCTTCGAGGGGATGAGGCCCGCCGCGGGATCCACGGAGCGGGCCGCCTCCCTCGCGTTTCACTGGCCGGCCGTCGCGGGTGCCGATCGCTACGTCATCAACGTGGAGAGCGCCGCGGGTGAGGCGCTCGGGACGATCGAGGCGCGCGCCGGCGCGACGTCGGCCGCGTGGCCGGCCGGCACGGCGACACCCCCCGCGGGGACGCTGATCTGGCGAATCCGTGCGATGGCGCTCGACCGCGTGATCGCGGAGAGCCGCCCGACGGCCTTCGAGATCCGCTGA
- a CDS encoding sigma-70 family RNA polymerase sigma factor, giving the protein MQDSDEKELLASISAGGVSAWERFLAASADAIFRVIRLFADGYDDRMDLFLFVCARLKENDMRRVRAYRYRPEAPCRFSTYLSVVVKNIALDFIRARDGRFRPFRTVEGMDETDRLLFEYHLRDGRPLAEVKETLSGRHGIRLTPGEIETRAERVQSSLSASQRWRLLSRLFERRRPVSVEAVGEAAFEGDRASPRRGFDGDPEGPMRSREADLAFHEAMESMPPRQRLAVVLRYRDGLGPHDVAEVLSVSKGEAEKLAREGVERLRLGLKRHGVARPDLESSGMSSFWPV; this is encoded by the coding sequence ATGCAGGACAGCGACGAGAAAGAGCTCCTGGCCTCGATCTCCGCGGGGGGGGTGTCCGCGTGGGAGCGGTTTCTCGCCGCCTCCGCGGACGCGATCTTCCGGGTGATCCGCCTCTTCGCGGACGGCTACGACGACCGGATGGATCTCTTCCTCTTCGTCTGCGCGCGCCTCAAGGAAAACGACATGAGGCGGGTGCGCGCGTACCGGTACCGCCCCGAAGCCCCGTGCCGCTTCTCGACGTACCTGTCGGTCGTCGTCAAGAACATCGCGCTGGACTTCATCCGAGCGCGCGACGGCCGCTTCCGTCCCTTCCGCACCGTCGAGGGGATGGACGAGACCGATCGGCTCCTCTTCGAGTACCACCTGCGCGACGGCCGCCCGCTCGCGGAGGTGAAGGAGACGCTCTCCGGCCGCCACGGCATCCGGCTCACTCCGGGCGAGATCGAGACGCGCGCGGAGCGCGTCCAGTCGAGCCTCTCCGCCAGCCAGAGGTGGCGGCTTCTCTCGCGGCTCTTCGAGAGGCGTCGCCCCGTCAGCGTCGAGGCGGTCGGCGAGGCGGCCTTCGAGGGCGATCGCGCGAGCCCGCGCCGCGGGTTCGACGGGGATCCGGAAGGCCCGATGCGCTCGCGCGAGGCCGATCTCGCCTTTCACGAGGCGATGGAGTCGATGCCGCCGAGGCAGCGCCTGGCCGTCGTCCTCCGCTATCGCGACGGGCTCGGGCCTCACGACGTGGCGGAGGTTCTGTCGGTGTCGAAGGGGGAGGCGGAGAAGCTGGCGCGCGAGGGGGTCGAGCGCCTGCGGCTCGGGCTGAAGCGTCATGGCGTCGCGCGCCCCGACCTCGAGTCGTCGGGGATGTCGTCGTTCTGGCCGGTGTGA